From Neospora caninum Liverpool complete genome, chromosome VIII, a single genomic window includes:
- a CDS encoding putative la domain-containing protein: protein MAAPESNPAVAAPATVDQRSTVGSAEHDKEAQSDQVGREMTPENLEGKSACTGDKGGLNRKRKRGGHEDSFFPKKRDEMTPEQLKQRIKRQVEYYLSDESLTFDTFFQSKMREAAQQGKGEALDLRFVLSSPRIKSLNLTKAEILAAIADSTLVKVKEEADGTTLLYRETPLPELQERPQRGAAGGRREDGGAGGAFRIPQGIGKDPHAAGVFLKLCDIPENVQQWQQVKDAIKEKLPGEVFVKFVSKIDEVSVAGDKKTRRCWVYLGPFENDRETLQKMQPIKIPLGEGEAEAHILTDQEVRLCVQDLPPRIRMAREKDLQTLRRQLAALPLSLGGVPFKSVEHLRMCMAEFLQKTPVDQALKPNSAAEKAVKSLLDYHPKAYMKKGGRDREVVGIKVGLHDKLDSQSGERSKCFFVVRKKKGEEQNEEDEEDFSVSKCISELAKDPPCDAEELNKLLQKRYESVAQQRAHAAEQAQKRRKIREEAARVTGAAGAVEPAETSAKEAQKDDGQSADKNTENCNSASTESAAGGAGEQTGGETAAKVSSQNAESNAEKTA from the exons ATGGCGGCTCCTGAATCGAACCCTGCGGTTGCCGCTCCAGCGACAGTCGACCAGCGGAGCACTGTGGGGTCGGCAGAACATGACAAAGAGGCTCAGTCGGATCAAGTTGGACGAGAAATGACTCCAGAAAATCtggaagggaagagcgcTTGCACTGGTGATAAGGGAGGACTCAAccgcaagagaaagaggggaggaCACGAAGACTCGTTCTTCCCGAAAAAGAGGGACGAAATGACGCCGGAACAGCTGAAACAAAGAATCAAGAGGCAGGTGGAGTACTACCTCTCTGACGAAAGTCTTACTTTCGATACATTCTTCCAAAGCAAAatgcgcgaggccgcgcaACAGGGAAAAGGA GAGGCACTGGATCTTCGCTTCGTGTTGAGCAGCCCTCGAATCAAGTCTCTGAATTTGACCAAGGCAGAAATCCTCGCCGCGATTGCAGATTCGACTCTCGTCAAAGTGAAGGAAGAGGCTGACGGCACAACGTTGCTCTACCGCGAAACGCCTCTGCCCGAGCTGCAAGAACGACCGCAGCGAGGAGCTGCGGGAGgccgccgagaagacggaggcgctgGCGGAGCCTTCAGGATTCCGCAGGGAATCGGCAAGGACCCGCACGCTGCAGG AGTCTTTCTCAAGCTGTGTGACATTCCGGAAAATGTCCAACAGTGGCAGCAAGTCAAGGATGCTATCAAGGAGAAACTGCCTGGGGAG GTCTTTGTGAAATTCGTTTCCAAAATCGACGAAGTGTCGGTTGCCGGGgacaagaagacgcgccggTGCTGGGTCTATCTCGGCCCGTTTGAGAACGACCGCGAGACACTCCAAAAGATGCAGCCGATCAAAATCCCCctcggcgaaggcgaggcagaggcgcaCATTTTGACAGACCAGGAGGTTCGCCTTTGCGTGCAAGAT CTTCCCCCGAGGATCCGGATGGCTCGGGAGAAAGATCTCCAGACCCTCAGAAGGCAACTCGccgcgctgcctctctcgttgGGAGGCGTGCCGTTCAAGAGCGTCGAGCACCTGCGCATGTGCATGGCGGAGTTCCTGCAGAAGACGCCGGTCGACCAGGCGTTGAAGCCTAACTCCGCTGCTGAGAAGGCCGTCAAGAGTCTGCTCGACTACCACCCGAAGGCGTACATGAAGAAGGGCGGTCGCGACCGGGAAGTCGTCGGCATCAAAGTCGGCTTGCACGACAAACTCGACAGCCAGTCTGGCGAGCGCAGCAAGTGCTTCTTCGTTGTTcgcaagaaaaagggagaggagcagaacgaagaagacgaagag GACTTCTCTGTGAGCAAGTGCATTTCGGAGTTGGCAAAGGATCCCCCTTGCGATGCCGAAGAACTCAACAAGTTGCTGCAAAAACGTTACGAGTCAGTGGCCCAGCagcgggcgcatgcagccgaacaggcgcagaaaaggcgcaagattcgcgaagaagctgcgcgGGTGACTGGCGCCGCGGGAGCCGTGGAGCCTGCAGAGACGAGCGCGAAAGAGGCACAGAAGGACGACGGACAGAGTGCCGATAAGAACACCGAAAACTGCAACTCCGCGTCAACGGAGAGCGCTGcgggcggcgcaggcgagcagacaggcggcgagacggcagCCAAGGTCAGTTCCCAGAATGCGGAGTCGAACGCGGAGAAAACCGCGTAG